AAGCGCCTCGAATGCTTCGGCCTCACGGGCGGACACCCGAACCTGCAGCACGCGGCCCTTTGTGGTTCGATCCGTCACCACACCGCGCGCCCGCACGCGGGCGACAGTGGGTCGGGAGCAGCCAACACGCACGGCGATCTCCCCATCGCCAAGCCCTTGAGCGGCAAGCCGGAGAACCTCCTGTCGGGCTATGGTGGAGATGCGTTTCGACATGGGCGGCAAGATTTATCATTAGATAGTTTTTGTAAACACGAAAACTCTAATGAGTCGCCGCACAAGTTTTGTCATACACAATACCGTTCCTGTCAACGTCCCTTCGGTCCGTTGTCGCACCTTCGGTGATCAGCAGGCAGGGTCTTGGCCATGCCTGCTGTAAACCCCACGCGACAACGAACAGACCGAAGGGACACCGCCTCCCCCGCGCCGCGATCCGGGACCCCGGCCCGGATCCTGAACAGGCGCGGGAATGACGTCGGCGCAGCCGACACGATATCCCTTCATTGGCGTTGAATGCTCAAAGGGGTTCTCCCGGAAGGAGAAGAAGACCTTGTGGGATTGGAACGCCTGCGCAGCACCGTGCGTATTACGTCGGCGCTGATACGGATAGTCGATGGTCAGGTGACCCGACACCACGAAGGCTGATGGCAGCATTGGGAAATTGCCACAACGACGCGATGGCGAAAAGGATGGACGCTGCAATCACGGTCGGCGTGAGTGACCTGCTGACCAATTGACCGAACGCGTACGCAGATGATCGCCAAAACAGCACATCGCCTCAGCAGATACACATCTGTCTGACCCAAAGGTTGAACGTCTGTATCGCGCAAGGTCTGGACGCCATCCCGAGGCATCGCCATAACGGCACAAAATATACGTTATGGAGACATTGAATGCTTGTTGTGACGGCCATCTCCGCGAAGGGCGGTTCGGGAAAGACAACTCTCATACAGATGCTTGCGTCCGCCATGCTGGCACGCGGCCGCCGTGTGCATGTCATGGATGCGGATGCTGACAAGCAGATCCTCGAATGGGAATCAAAAAGCGCGCGCGCCGACTTCGGTGATCTGCCACGCCTTCCATGGCCCACGGGCTTGACCGTGGCCGATGCCCCCGAGACCGTTGAAGGCCTTTACCACGCGCTGGACAGCTTTGAGGCTGAAGGTGTTGATCTGGTTCTGATCGACACCCGCCCCGGCGAGCACCCCGACACCGAAACACTGGCGCTGGCCTGCGACATGATCCTGGTGCCGGCCGTGCCGGTACAATCGGATTTCGTGGCGGCCCTGAAAACCCTGACATGGGCAATGCGCATGATCGAGACCCTCGGGCCGGATGACCCCGCCCCGCTGTTTTCCGCGGTATTGATGAACGCGGACAAACGCGCGATCGATTTCGTGACCGCAGGCGATGACTTTGAGCGTGATGCGGCAAGACGCAGGGTTCACCGGCAGGACCTTGAGGTCTTCGAGGTGATTTCAACCCTGCCGCTCCTACCAACGCCGGTGCCCCATCTCACTGCGATCCAGCGCATGCCGCTGACCGGGCCGCTGGGATACGTGCGGGACATTTATGAACAGGATCTTCGTCATCGGTTGCAGGCGGGGCATCTTTCCTCAGCCCTGACACTGTGCGGCGATGTCCTTTGCGACATCGAGGCCATGGTGGATGCTGCCAATGGCTAGGAAGATTCCAAACCGGTCCGGGACCGCTGTCTCGAACGAAGACAGGCTGGCGCGGTCGCGGCAGTTCGCCACGAGCGCCACAAGATATGCCGCGTTCGATCAGAGTACGGCGGAAGCGGTCGCGACAGAAGGCCCAGCGGTAAATTCAGTGGACAAGAAAGAACCCCGGAAAGGGGAAAAGGCAGCCGCGGCTGAAACGGCGCGCATCAACTCGGGGGTATCCACCCAGCCGGTGGCGGATGATGCTTGCAGCACTCGCACCGAAGGGCAGTCTCGAACCTATTACGTGCGCATCGGAGCTGAGGACCAGGCACGGATTGAGGCGCTGGCAGAACGATCTGGCCTTGATCCGGACTACGTTCGGCGTGCCTTGATCAAAGCGGTTCGCGCCCGCATGCAAAACCTGCGCGACACCGCGACCTGGCATGAGGTTGCCTCCGCTGCACGACCACGCCTGGCCGAGCCCAAAGGCACTGGTGCCCCCTTCATGAAATCGATGATCAGACTCGACGCCGCCCATATGGCGGCGTTGCAGACAGGCATTGATGACCCGCTCAACGTCTATGGGGTGACGCAGCTGTTATCCGCCTTCGGTAAGGCGCTGCTGCACTCCGAGATCGAAGAGCTCGCTCAAAAGATCAGCGGCATCGAAGCCCGGGCAGCGCGTCCTGATCCAGCGTAAAGGCATCGCGTGCGGTCACGACAGCGATCTGACCGCCCGCCTCGATCATGTCGATGAGCTGTGCCCATTTGGCAGGATCAGCATCGCGTTGCGTTGCGATCCCGTCTTGCACAGAAAAGGCAGCCTGCTCTCCGGTCGCCGCGAGAAGAACAACTTGTTGCGGGAATTGGTCATCGTCAAAACGCGACAAAAAGTACGCATGGCTCACGTTTGGGTTGTAGACACGGTCAGGATCGCAAACTAAGAGCAAAGTTCCGTCGTTTGCAGTCGCAGCATAGGTCTCCAGACCTCGCGACAAGCCGATCTCCCACTCGGCAGCGACAGCCGATGAAGCCGCGCCCAGAAAGAGCGCAATATGTAGAGGCCTGTAAAGCAAGTTTGTAAACTCCGTTTTGTGTTGGCCAAGCATATATAGGTACAGGCATATACCTGCCACCTGATAACTGCGGCTCCGACCAAATGGAGGTCAGGAGTTGAGCATGAAGAATTATGCGGGTTACCCGGTCGAAGTCATTTGGGCGACGGTAAACGGTGAAGATGTCGAGGTTGGCGTCGTTTTCCAGTGGATCTGCGGCATGCGCCGTACAAGATGGTCCGATGACTTTGAGCCGTCGGACGGTGCGAACCTGAGGTACGAGCCCTATGAGGACGCAGGATAGACCGCCTCCAGCCCTAAAATGCTCGCGAGCGACCGGAGCAGGACACGATTGTGATCCGGGGGCAATGACACCGAGAGAGAGAACACGCGGGGCAGAGATCGTTGCAAAGGCGACGACGGCTTGCAACGCTACCAAAGAGAACCGATAGGAGACCCATGAGATGAAAGAGATTTTCAACGTTGGCGAGACAATCTTGCTGGACGGCGCGCCGCTTGCACTGGTGACCCCCGATGGCGTCAAGGCCTGGATCGAAGACGGCGTTCAGCACAGCTTGCGCTATGACCAAGTGCGCGATCCGCTCAGCGGCCAGATGAAATACCGCTGTCTCTACGAGAAAGACGGGTCGGATATGCCGTTCGTGCTGGTAGGCAACCCTGACAGTCACGAAGGCGCGCACGTTATTCTGTTCGACCAGAAGCCAGACGCATAGCCCTTCGGAATCTTATGCCAGGTGGCGAACACTTGAGCCCCTCGGCTTCGCCCGGCGGCAGCGTCCACCTTGCAAGAGGGATGCAGACCCGTCAGGGCTGAAAGTGGATCGTGAAGGCGACCATGTGGCAAACGTCTTGGGATGGCTCAGGATGAGACAGGCCAAGACGTATTGGCACAGGAATACAGCAAGGTCAGAATTCAGGGCGGAGCCTCAGCAGCCCGGCCCCGCTTACGGGGCTTGCCCATGTCGAAACCTTCACCATTGTAGACAGTCACGCACATCGCAGCATAGAAGCCTCTTTCGCAGGTGCTGCATCGTGTTCGGCCCAGAGCGGTCGTTCATCGAGCCGCCTCGCGCCGCATTGCGGTATCTCTGAACCTGCCGTTCGTCGCCAGTCGCAGCATTCTTGACCGTCCAACATCAGGAACCGCTTTCCAACTTGAATGACCTGAAGCCTTCGGGCGAAGAGAGTGTCGCGACGATCAGCATGGGAACTGCTCAGGCTCCGTTCCCAACAGCCCAGCCCGAAGGGTGCGCCCACCACACACACGTAAACCCCATGGCTGGCGTTGTTCAGGAGGCCTACCGAATCCACTTTCAGGTCATATGGGCAACAACATCTAGCGCTTGCACGGCACATATCATACCATAAACGAGAGACCTTGCCCAACCACTACGTACCACTGGCTTGCGTTTATGGCCGCTTGGAATTCGATATGAACAATTTTCCCCGGCCCTCTGAAATCATGAGGCACAACAGACCCTATCTATTCTCGGACAGCAAAACTGAGGGCGTATACATATTGGCAAAATCCGAGCTGAGCCATCATTTGGAAAGCTTAACTCAGCGGAATCAGCACCAGGACTTTGAGATTTTTGCGCGCAAGCTGTGCGAGAGAGAGATTTGCCCGAACCTCCGTCCTCAGACCGGGCCGGAGGGCGGCGGCGACGGAAAAGTAGATACGGAGACTTACTCCGTTGCGCGCGAGATATCAGACCGCTGGTTTCAGGGACTGCCAGGCTCAGGTGCGGAAAGGTGGGGATTTGCTTTCAGCGCGAAGGAAAAATGGGCGCCGAAAGTTCGGAGCGACGTCCAGGGCATTGTTGATACAGGTCGTTCTTACGACAGAATTATATTCGTCACCAGCCGCGCGGCGCGATCCAAGGATCGCCTGCGGGTCGAGGACGAACTCGTCAAAAAGTTCAATGTTCCCGTCACGATTCATGACAGATCATGGATTATTGACCGGGTTTTTGAGCATGATCACAAAGACCTTGCATATGAATATCTGAAGGCTGGTCAGTATGACGAGTCCAAAATGGTGGTCGGGCCGCGCGATTTTGAACGGAGGAAGACTCTAGACGCACTCGAAGAACGGATCGCCAAGGGAGGACAAAACGGCGGAGAAATCACGCAGCGGGTCGTGGACGCTCTGGAAGCTGCGCAGTTGTCGAGAATGCTGGAAAGGCCGCGGATCGAAACAGTCGGTCGATTTGACCGGGCAATAAAACTGGCAAAGAAGCACGGAACTAGGCGGCAGAAAATGCAGGCCATCTATGAGGGCGCCTGGACCGATCTGTGGTGGTTCGATGAAATTGACGCCATCAATGAATCATACGAGGAGATTGAAGCGCTTGCGTTTGAGGAGAACCACGCGGACGACATATCCAAGTTGTCCAACCTGTACACGGTTCTGACTGCGCGGGTTATGCAGGGTTGGGAAGGTGCTGAGGAACTTGAGATTGAGGCGCGCGGCGAACGTCTGCGAGTCAAGGTTCAGGAGATTAGCGCAGACGCGTCCCGGCCAAACAATGCGCTTTATGGAAAGGCGCTTGGCCACCTGCTGGAGCTATCGTCTGCATCCGTCAAGACAGATGTAGAAAGCCTGGATGCAGTCTGGAACGGCCTTTCCGATGTTATTGATCAAGCACATGGACTTGGAGAATTTCCTGCTGAGATGATCGATCAAGTGATCGATGCGCTACAGCCCTTTGCTCCTGCCAGCGATGCATTCGATGCTCTGGTGCTTAAGCTAGCTGAGTTTATGGGCGAAAGGGCCAAAGAAGGAAAAGCCGGAAAAATCCTCTTTCGAAGAGGCGAGCAGCGGCTCGAAGCCGAAGAGCCAATAGAGGCCATTCGCTGGCTTGGCAAAGCGTCGATTTATTTCATGAAGGAGGAATACGCGGAAGAGCAGTTCGAAACGCTCTATTGTCTTTCTGTTGCCTATCGCGGCGCAGGCCTTCTGTGGGCAGCGCGCGCGACGTCGCTATCAGCGCTGGTCAGAATGGTCATTTTGTCAGATGGCACTGACGGCCCCAGGCCGGAGCTTGTTCCATCCGCAAGCCTCCTCGCCATGATATCCATACAGCTCGGACGGTTTGTCGATGCGCTGAATGTGATCCTCTGGCTGAACAGCCTGCATGAAGTTCTGCCCTTGTCCGATGAGGGCCGCGAAGGCCTCCGGAACAAGCTGCTTGAGTTTGACCGCCTTCTGATGTGTCAGATCGTCAACCTGGAAGCAGACGATCTCCGGGCGCTGTCCACTGTGCCCGACATGCTTGAGAAGCTGCGTTTGTTCTCGGCCCGCATGGCGTTGATACTCTTGCTGGGCCATGCCGAAAGCCTGGAGCAGGATGGCTCGATCCCTGAAGAGGGCTCGATAGATGAACTCAAAGAACTTGCAGAGCTGGCCGCTGTGCAGCCGGCGGCCCGAGACCTTCCCAAGCGCCTTCTAATGTACCAGAACCGCGAGTTTGAAGCCTCAGTGATCCTCCTGGGTGTAAAGGTGAAATTCACTGCGGACGCGTCGGTGTTCGGGCACTTGCTGTGCGAGGCCCATATCGGCGCGCTCGAAGGCTTCCTGGCAACATCTATTGAGACGGGTATGCTCGCCCACGCCTCAGAATTGTCTGTGTCGGTAGAGATATGCGAAGACCTCGGTGAACCTGACATTATTTTTGATCCGGGCTCAATGATGCTGACGGTCAAGTGGCCTGTCGAACTGGATGTCAGAGATGTTGCCCACCATCAGACGCTTTGCGATCATCTTATAGACTTTTGCGCCCGGGTTATCGACGCAATTGCTGTGGTGAATCCTGACAAGGACAACGGGTTCATGTCGCAGCTCGTAGACGAGTTTGTTATCCAGCGCAGTATCAGCTTCAGCAATGCTTGCATTGGCAATCATCGGCTTTTCGGTACGCACGCATCAACTATCGCGGGGCTGCAGTTCCTTTCCGAGAGGGAGTACCAGCTTAAGAGTGATGCGCCAACTGTGATAAGGGGAGCGTTTCTTGATGAGCGTAGGGGAGAGGACGAGGGATTTACGGACCCGGAGAAGATTGTTCAAAGTCATCGGGGTTACGTCGTCGAGTCCATCATTAACTTGCATCTCTGGGATAGGGCCGGATGGAACGGAATAATGTTTGCGGGTTATGGCCCTGCATATCCTCCCATGCTTGCGCTGATATTTCGTGATGAACAAACGGCATGTTCAATATTTTCCGGATGGCGAGATAAATTCGGGTCGCGGGATAAGGAGGATGCTATTCGGATTGCGCTCCTGAGAGGGGTTGATGCGCAGCATCCGTCACATTACCGCGCGTCGATCTCCAAGAATTTCGACCCCAAAAAGGATGGTCTGGACCCAAGCAAGAAGTTTATGCAAGCCTCGCGGATGCTAACCATGACCCCGCCAAACAGCAACAACCTGGATACGTTTCTATCTGACTTCGAGGAGAAGCAGTGTTTCATTCTGGCACCTGCGGTTCTTGGGCCTGAGGGTGAACCGCAGTTTTTCACTGACCTTTCGATTTTGAAGCGAATGCTCTATGTCCGGGAGGCGTGGGAGGTTGGCGTTCACGATCAAGACGGCATGGCACTTCGCAGTGACGACAACATCCTGGTGCCGGATGGGATTGAAAACCCGCCATGCTTTGAATTGATGGAATTGAAGAAGCGCCTTCGGGAGGCGAGATAAGACACTTGCGCCTACCATGCGATCACCTGATTCTGCCACTCAGACATCCGCTTCCGCGCAAGCAGGTCATTCGTGCGGCGCGCAGCGAACGACTGGAAGGTCCCGCAAAGCCGCCCGTCACTCAGCCTTGCTGAAATCCCGCGCGAGAATCTCCCGCGCATGCGCGACCCATTCTGGGGTCAGGCTCAGCGATTTCGCCTTGTTTTTGGGATCAAAAATCAGGCCGTTCTCGAAAAGCCGGTTGGTGATGGCCCAATCGACTCCCTTCCAGACCTGATCGCCGTAATGCAGCGTCAGGCTAAGGATCGCGAGAGCCGCATCATCAATCTTATCGATGTCGAGTGCCATCTCCCCCTCGTTTTCCTATGTCTGCCCGCTTTTCGAACCGCGGCCGCGCATCATGCATAACCCCGCCGCTTCTTTATCGCGGCAAGTTTCATCAGCGCGGTGACAGCGCGCCCTTCATCTGGATGCTGCTCAATCATCATCTGCCCGCGCGCGCCAATGCGGCCCCATTCGCGCACCAAGCTGGCGCCCCCAAAGAGATCGGGCTGAATGCTCATGCGGTAAAACCGCCGCATGTTGCAGGCTGGATCGATCCGCCGCATCTGCAGGTCGGTCGGGAACACCTCAAGTTGAGCGACAGAGTGAGACATATCGTGATCCAGCAGGCTTTCTTCCAAAATATCAGGTGGAAGCCTGCTCTTCCACCTCGATTTCCCCGCGAGGGGAAAAGGGGGCTCACGCCCCCTTCTCGAACTTCATGACCGGGATGCCCAGCTTCTTGGCCTTGTCGGCGAGGTTCTCCTGGATGCCGGTGCCCGGGAAGACGAGAACACCCACCGGCAGCACCTCCAGCATGGCGTCGTTGCGCTTGAAGGGGGCAGCCTTGGCGTGCTTGGTCCAGTCGGGTTTGAAGGCGACCTGCGTCACGCCCCGAGCCTCGGCCCATTTGGCGGCAATGAGTTCTGCGCCCTTCGGGCTGCCACCGTGCAGAAGAACCATGTCGGGATATTTGGTCCGGACCTGATCGAGCTTGCCCCAGATCAGGCGGTGATCGTTGAAGTCGGTCCCGCCAGTGAGGGCGACCTTGGGGCCTGCGGGCAGC
The nucleotide sequence above comes from Pseudosulfitobacter pseudonitzschiae. Encoded proteins:
- a CDS encoding AAA family ATPase, with translation MLVVTAISAKGGSGKTTLIQMLASAMLARGRRVHVMDADADKQILEWESKSARADFGDLPRLPWPTGLTVADAPETVEGLYHALDSFEAEGVDLVLIDTRPGEHPDTETLALACDMILVPAVPVQSDFVAALKTLTWAMRMIETLGPDDPAPLFSAVLMNADKRAIDFVTAGDDFERDAARRRVHRQDLEVFEVISTLPLLPTPVPHLTAIQRMPLTGPLGYVRDIYEQDLRHRLQAGHLSSALTLCGDVLCDIEAMVDAANG
- a CDS encoding DUF6429 family protein, which encodes MALDIDKIDDAALAILSLTLHYGDQVWKGVDWAITNRLFENGLIFDPKNKAKSLSLTPEWVAHAREILARDFSKAE
- a CDS encoding WGR domain-containing protein, which gives rise to MSHSVAQLEVFPTDLQMRRIDPACNMRRFYRMSIQPDLFGGASLVREWGRIGARGQMMIEQHPDEGRAVTALMKLAAIKKRRGYA